From one Streptomyces sp. SCSIO 30461 genomic stretch:
- a CDS encoding AarF/ABC1/UbiB kinase family protein, with product MSDLPRKAVTRTAKLAALPLGFAGRATWGLGKRIGGKSAEIVARELQQRTAEQLFRVLGELKGGAMKVGQALSVFESALPEEVAGPYRAALTKLQDAAPPMPASRVHQVLAERLGEDWRELFPEFEDKPAAAASIGQVHRAVWHDGREVAVKVQYPGAGEALLSDLTQLSRFARLLSPLVPGMDIKPLIAELRDRISEELDYSLEARAQQEHARRFHGDPDVVVPDVVHQGDQVLVTEWIGGIPLADVISDGTPEQRDRAGQLLARFLFSGPARTGLLHADPHPGNFRLLPAGDPGDADEDFGSWRLGVLDFGTVDRLPGGLPSTIGESLRLALAGEAEAVYGLLRAEGFVKESVYLEPDAVLDYLLPIIEPAEADAFTFTRGWMRGQAARIADPRSPAHQLGKQLNLPPAYLLIHRVTLSTIGVLCQLNATVRLRDELEEWLPGFVADGAVKHGHPDATDADGRNLGGDGNDDEEDGNDDEPSAASDADELVAGA from the coding sequence ATGTCTGATCTTCCCCGGAAGGCGGTCACCCGTACCGCCAAGTTGGCCGCTCTGCCCTTGGGCTTCGCGGGTCGCGCGACATGGGGTCTGGGCAAGCGGATCGGCGGCAAGTCCGCGGAGATCGTGGCCAGGGAGCTTCAACAGCGCACAGCGGAGCAGTTGTTCCGGGTGCTGGGCGAGCTCAAGGGCGGTGCCATGAAGGTCGGACAGGCGCTGTCCGTGTTCGAGTCCGCGCTCCCCGAGGAGGTCGCGGGCCCCTATCGGGCCGCCTTGACCAAGCTCCAGGACGCCGCACCGCCGATGCCTGCGAGCAGGGTCCACCAGGTGCTGGCGGAGCGTCTCGGAGAGGACTGGCGAGAGCTGTTCCCGGAGTTCGAGGACAAGCCCGCGGCAGCGGCATCGATCGGCCAGGTCCATCGCGCCGTCTGGCACGATGGACGCGAGGTCGCGGTGAAGGTGCAGTATCCCGGAGCCGGTGAGGCACTCCTCTCGGACCTGACCCAGCTGAGCAGGTTCGCACGGCTGCTGAGTCCGCTGGTTCCGGGGATGGACATCAAACCGCTGATCGCCGAACTGCGGGACCGTATTTCGGAGGAACTCGACTACAGTCTCGAGGCCCGGGCCCAGCAGGAGCACGCGAGGAGGTTCCACGGTGATCCAGATGTGGTGGTCCCGGACGTGGTCCACCAGGGTGATCAGGTGCTGGTGACCGAATGGATCGGCGGGATACCGCTCGCCGATGTGATCAGCGACGGCACCCCGGAGCAGCGCGACCGCGCGGGGCAGTTGCTCGCCCGCTTCCTGTTCTCGGGACCGGCTCGCACGGGACTGCTGCACGCAGACCCGCACCCGGGCAACTTCCGGCTGCTCCCGGCGGGTGATCCAGGCGATGCCGATGAGGACTTCGGCTCCTGGCGGCTGGGCGTGCTGGACTTCGGTACGGTCGACCGGCTCCCAGGCGGGCTGCCCTCGACCATAGGCGAGTCGCTGCGGCTCGCTCTGGCGGGAGAGGCCGAGGCCGTCTACGGGCTACTGCGCGCGGAAGGCTTCGTCAAGGAGTCGGTCTATCTGGAGCCCGACGCGGTGCTCGACTATCTGCTGCCGATCATCGAGCCGGCCGAGGCCGACGCGTTCACCTTCACCCGAGGCTGGATGCGCGGCCAGGCGGCCCGGATCGCCGATCCCCGCTCCCCCGCCCACCAGTTGGGCAAGCAGCTCAACCTTCCGCCCGCGTATCTGCTGATCCACCGGGTGACGCTGAGCACCATCGGAGTGCTGTGCCAGCTGAACGCGACCGTCCGGCTCCGGGACGAACTGGAGGAGTGGCTGCCGGGGTTCGTGGCGGATGGCGCGGTGAAGCACGGCCATCCCGACGCTACCGACGCCGACGGCAGGAACCTGGGCGGCGACGGGAACGACGATGAAGAGGACGGCAATGACGACGAGCCGAGTGCGGCGTCCGACGCGGATGAACTGGTCGCGGGGGCCTGA